The Eremothecium gossypii ATCC 10895 chromosome VII, complete sequence nucleotide sequence tcgtcgtcgtcgtcgccgtACATGTCATCGTCCTCCTCACTGTCGTACCAGAAGTTGTCGCCCACGTCCTTCGCCTCCTCCGGCTCCGTGTTGCGCTGTGATATGTAGGCCGTCTGGGACGTCGGCATGACAAACCCCGGTGGAATGTCCTGTTTCGAGCGCTCCACCTCGAGCTTCACGCGCTGCTTATACTGCTCCGGGTTCTTGCGGTAGTCCACCGCCGCGTCCACGTTCGCGGGCGACGAGATGTTGGGGTCCTCGAGAAGCGACACGATGGAGATCAACACGCTCTCCACCGTCTGTACCGGCGACCACGTCTCCGAGTCGGGTTCGTCCGACGTCGGGTCTCCGCTCTGATGCAAGATGGATATGCACAACCTGCCGTCTCTATAAACGTTGGGGTGGTAGATGGCAGGCGTGAACCGAAAGCTTGGCGGGCTGAACGGGAAGTCCTCGGGGAAACGCATCTGCGCCTTGAAGTAGCCGCCATGGTAGATGGAGTCCTCGTTCAAAACCATGACTCCGATGTTCCACGAGAAGATATTGCTGTCATCGTCGAGTTCGATGTGGAACGACGGAATCGCCTTCTTCGGGTCCGTGAGCTCCCGGTATTGTCGCAACAACAGGCTTGCCGCGGTGTTCTTTCTGTTAGACATGTCTCTAGTCTGCCCGACGCCAGCTGTGTCCTCTCCGTGCACACTCGCTCCGTGTGTGCTGGAACCAAAACGCCGCCCTGCTTTTTTTCAGCCGAGGTCTCCCGCCTCTTATAGTAAATATCTTGCTGATGGAGGGGGCCGCTTTCCTTTATTTTTTTCACTACGCCCTCGATATGATGAAGTAACACCACCCTGCTCTGCGTCAGATCCCTTAGATGCGCTTGTCCGTTGCGTCTTGCTATGTACGAGGACCCGCTCTACGTTCTTGCTCGCTGGCCTGCCGCGTTGCTTGCGTTTAGGTCTCCTCGCACGCTGTCCTGTGTTCTCCGTGAACTCGGATGGCTTGGCTTTCTCAGGGGACAAAACCTCAACCTATCGGACTAAACTTGCTATATATATGTGCAACGCCTGGCGCTATGGAGCCTTCCCTGGAAAGAAACTATTATATATGATTTGAGGCTGTTTGTGTTCTTGTTTTCCCGCCGGCGGCAGGAAAAAGAAAGAGGTCGCCACTGTCCGGGCGGACCCGGGCCGCGGCGGTGGCCGggggcagcagcagcgcgttTCTTGAGCCGGTTTTGCAGGAGCGTGGCCTTTTCGCACGCAGCAGAGATGGCTTGGTTGGCGATTGTATGCCTGCTAGCAGCTACGACGGCGCTGTGCGTGCGCATGGCAGCGCTGGCGCCGGGGGTCTACGGCCCCGCGGTATGCGGCgggcgcagcggcggcgggcgcggcccGCCGCGTCACGTGATGATCTTCTTGGGGTCGGGCGGGCACACGGGGGAGATGCTGCGGCTGCTAGAGGTATacggcgcggcgctggtggcggGGGCGACGGTGCGGGTGGGGTACACGGACGAGGCGAGCGCGgagcgcgggcggcagaGCGCGGCACTGCGGGCGGCACGCGGCGTGGAGTACGTGCCGCTGCTGAAGGCGCGGGAGGTgggcgccggcgcgggcgcggccgtgcgcagcacggtgcgcgcggcggcgcaggcgtTTAGC carries:
- the CDC34 gene encoding SCF E2 ubiquitin-protein ligase catalytic subunit CDC34 (Syntenic homolog of Saccharomyces cerevisiae YDR054C (CDC34)), producing MSNRKNTAASLLLRQYRELTDPKKAIPSFHIELDDDSNIFSWNIGVMVLNEDSIYHGGYFKAQMRFPEDFPFSPPSFRFTPAIYHPNVYRDGRLCISILHQSGDPTSDEPDSETWSPVQTVESVLISIVSLLEDPNISSPANVDAAVDYRKNPEQYKQRVKLEVERSKQDIPPGFVMPTSQTAYISQRNTEPEEAKDVGDNFWYDSEEDDDMYGDDDDDADNGHSNEEPEFEEEDDDDSMDNDSVMDKRKPDKADEESEDVDDVKLDINK
- the ALG14 gene encoding N-acetylglucosaminyldiphosphodolichol N-acetylglucosaminyltransferase anchoring subunit ALG14 (Syntenic homolog of Saccharomyces cerevisiae YBR070C (ALG14)); translated protein: MAWLAIVCLLAATTALCVRMAALAPGVYGPAVCGGRSGGGRGPPRHVMIFLGSGGHTGEMLRLLEVYGAALVAGATVRVGYTDEASAERGRQSAALRAARGVEYVPLLKAREVGAGAGAAVRSTVRAAAQAFSAVRRARRALHTGPHVVVLNGPGTSVVVLFWLRVLDLLSLRRTRVVYVESLARTESLSLSGRLAYPFADEFVVQWPDLAQRYRRARWFGALV